In one Zalophus californianus isolate mZalCal1 chromosome 10, mZalCal1.pri.v2, whole genome shotgun sequence genomic region, the following are encoded:
- the CCT3 gene encoding T-complex protein 1 subunit gamma translates to MMGHRPVLVLSQNTKRESGRKVQSGNINAAKTIADIIRTCLGPKSMMKMLLDPMGGIVMTNDGNAILREIQVQHPAAKSMIEISRTQDEEVGDGTTSVIILAGEMLSVAEHFLEQQMHPTVVISAYRKALDDMISTLKKISTPVDTNNRDMMLNIINSSITTKAIGRWSSLACNIALDAVRTVQFEENGRKEIDIKKYARVEKIPGGIIEDSCVLRGVMINKDVTHPRMRRYIKNPRIVLLDSSLEYKKGESQTDIEITREEDFTRILQMEEEYIQQLCEDIIQLKPDVVITEKGISDLAQHYLMRANITAIRRVRKTDNNRIARACGARIVSRPEELREEDVGTGAGVLEIKKIGDEYFTFITDCKDPKACTILLRGASKEVLSEVERNLQDAMQVCRNVLLDPQLVPGGGASEMAVAHALTEKSKAMTGVEQWPYRAVAQALEVIPRTLIQNCGASTIRLLTSLRAKHTQENCETWGVNGETGTLVDMKELGIWEPLAVKLQTYKTAVETAVLLLRIDDIVSGHKKKGDDQSRQGGAPDAGQE, encoded by the exons ATGATGGGCCATCGTCCGGTGCTCGTGCTCA gCCAGAACACAAAGCGTGAATCTGGAAGAAAAGTTCAATCTGGAAACATCAATGCCGCCAAG ACCATTGCAGATATCATCCGCACATGTTTGGGACCCAAGTCCATGATGAAG ATGCTTTTGGACCCAATGGGAGGCATTGTGATGACCAATGATGGCAACGCCATTCTTCGAGAG attcAAGTCCAGCATCCAGCAGCCAAATCCATGATTGAAATTAGCCGGACGCAGGATGAAGAGGTTGGAGACGGGACCACATCAGTAATTATTCTTG CGGGGGAGATGCTGTCTGTGGCTGAGCACTTCCTGGAGCAGCAGATGCACCCAACAGTGGTGATCAGTGCTTACCGAAAGGCGTTGGATGATATGATTAGCACCCTTAAGAAAATCAG TACCCCTGTTGATACCAATAACCGAGATATGATGCTGAACATCATCAACAGCTCTATTACTACCAAAGCAATCGGTCGGTGGTCCTCGTTGGCTTGCAATATTGCCCTAGATGCTGTCAGAACTGTGCAGTTTGAGGAGAACGGTCGCAAGGAGATTGACATCAAGAAATACGCAAGGGTGGAAAAG ATACCTGGGGGCATCATCGAAGACTCGTGTGTCCTACGGGGAGTCATGATTAACAAAGATGTGACCCATCCACGAATGCGGCGTTATATCAAAAACCCTCGCATTGTGCTGCTGGATTCCTCTCTGGAATACAAGAAAGGAGAAAGCCAG ACTGACATTGAGATCACAAGAGAGGAAGACTTCACGCGAATCCTCCAAATGGAAGAAGAGTACATCCAGCAGCTCTGTGAGGATATTATCCAACTGAAGCCTGATGTGGTCATCACAGAAAAGGGCATCTCAG ATTTAGCTCAGCACTACCTCATGCGGGCCAATATCACAGCAATCCGCAGAGTCCGGAAGACAGACAATAATCGCATTGCTAG AGCCTGTGGGGCCCGGATAGTCAGCCGGCCGGAAGAGCTGAGAGAAGAAGATGTTGGGACAGGAGCAGGGGTGTTGGAAATCAAGAAAATTGGAGATGAGTACTTTACATTCATCACTGATTGTAAAGACCCCAAGGCCTGTACCATTCTCCTCCGCGGGGCCAGCAAAGAGGTTCTCTCG GAAGTGGAACGCAACCTCCAGGATGCCATGCAAGTCTGCCGCAATGTCCTCCTCGACCCCCAGCTGGTTCCGGGAGGTGGGGCCTCTGAAATGGCCGTGGCCCACGCCTTGACAGAAAAGTCCAAGGCCATGACAGGTGTGGAACAGTGGCCATACAGGGCTGTTGCCCAGGCCTTAGAGGTCATCCCCCGTACCCTCATCCAGAACTGTGGGGCCAGCACCATTCGTCTGCTTACCTCCCTTCGG GCCAAGCACACCCAGGAGAACTGTGAGACGTGGGGTGTAAACGGTGAGACGGGCACCTTGGTGGACATGAAGGAACTGGGCATCTGGGAGCCACTGGCCGTAAAGCTGCAGACATACAAGACGGCGGTGGAG ACGGCAGTTCTCCTCCTGCGGATCGATGACATTGTCTCGGGCCACAAAAAGAAGGGTGATGACCAGAGCCGGCAAGGCGGGGCTCCCGATGCCGGCCAGGAGTGA
- the LOC113934535 gene encoding glycosylated lysosomal membrane protein isoform X3, translated as MCCREGPRWGRGHCAPSPTLLLGLLMSAAPLGLLGEETRQVSLEVIPDWPGAPQNLLHIRAVGTNSTLHYVWSSMGPPAVLLVATNTPHSTLAVNWSCLLSPEPAGGLTVLPRDSVQFSSALVFTRLLEFDSTNTSEASAKPPGKPYPPYSLAEFSWNNITDSLDPATLSATFQGHPIHDPTAAFANGSLAFRVQAFPSSGRPAQAPRLLHSADTCQLEVALVGACPRGNRSLFGLEVVTLGQGPECPSVQEQRSIDDEYAPAVFQVDAPGCGHPSSGQLVPTHPGHHGSGPGCPRAHAAGRRRGSAAGPQAVLGIPAYKLRPAHWRVGHEFLGLPRWSAG; from the exons ATGTGCTGCCGCGAGGGGCCCCGCTGGGGCCGGGGGCactgtgcccccagccccacgCTCCTCCTGGGTCTTCTCATGTCTGCAGCCCCGCTTGGCCTGCTGGGGGAGGAGACCCGCCAG GTGTCTCTGGAGGTCATCCCTGACTGGCCTGGCGCCCCCCAGAACCTGCTTCACATCCGGGCAGTGGGCACCAACTCCACCCTGCACTACGTGTGGAGCAGTATGGGGCCTCCAGCAGTGCTGCTGGTGGCCACCAACACCCCCCACAGCACCCTGGCTGTCAACTGGAGCTGCCTGCTCTCCCCGGAGCCAGCCGGGGGCCTCACCGTGCTCCCCAGGGACAGCGTCCAGTTCTCTTCCGCCCTTGTCTTTACTAGG ctgcTGGAATTTGACAGCACTAACACATCCGAGGCGTCAGCCAAGCCTCCAGGAAAACCGTATCCCCCGTACTCCCTGGCCGAGTTCTCTTGGAACAACATCACGGACTCCTTGGATCCTGCCACTCTGAGCGCCACATTTCAAGGCCACCCCATTCACGACCCCACCGCGGCTTTTGCCAACGGCAGCCTGGCCTTTAGG GTGCAGGCTTTCCCCAGCTCCGGCCGACCGGCCCAAGCCCCGCGTCTCCTGCATTCAGCGGACACCTGCCAGCTAGAGGTGGCCCTGGTTGGGGCCTGTCCCCGGGGAAACCGCTCCCTGTTTGGGCTGGAGGTAGTCACCTTGGGCCAGGGCCCTGAATGCCCCTCAGTGCAAGAGCAGCGCTCCATTGATGATGAATATGCACCTGCTGTCTTCCAG GTCGATGCTCCTGGGTGTGGGCACCCCTCCAGTGGACAGCTTGTCCCCACTCATCCTGGGCATCATGGCAGTGGCCCTGGGTGCCCCAGGGCTCATGCTGCTGGCAGGAGGCGTGGTTCTGCTGCTGGGCCACAAGCAGTGCTCGGAATACCAGCCTATAAACTGAGGCCCGCTCACTGGAGGGTGGGACATGAATTTCTGGGCCTGCCTCGCTGGTCTGCTGGATGA
- the TMEM79 gene encoding transmembrane protein 79 isoform X1: MTEPEALALLEVKGSEALEKSPPQALVPNGRQPEGEGEAESHGAESAKVGSSAGSTMAGEGAEDGLDSTVSEAATLPWGTGPQPSAPFPDPPGWRDIEPEPLQSEPPTKLEELSEDDANLLPEKAARAFVPIDLQCIERRPQEDPVVRCEAGEGERRRACLPARATQPEPCERKWAEAVVRPPGHSCGGCGSCGGREGLKAVASVGAALILFPCLLYGAYAFLPFDAPRLPTMSSRLIYTLRCGVFATFPIVLGLLVYGLSLLCFSALRPFGEPRREVEIHRRYVAQSVQLFILYFFNLAVLSTYLPQETLKLLPLLTGLFAVSRIPGPFHC; this comes from the exons ATGACAGAACCTGAGGCCCTGGCCCTGCTGGAAGTGAAAGGGTCTGAGGCCCTGGAGAAGAGCCCACCCCAGGCATTGGTCCCCAATGGCCGGCAGCCAGAAGGGGAAGGTGAGGCTGAGTCCCATGGAGCTGAGTCCGCCAAGGTGGGGTCTTCAGCTGGGTCTACCATGGCCGGAGAGGGGGCTGAGGATGGTCTCGACAGCACAGTGAGTGAGGCTGCCACCTTGCCCTGGGGGACTGGCCCCCAGCCCAGTGCCCCATTCCCAGACCCGCCCGGGTGGCGGGACATTGAGCCCGAGCCCCTCCAGTCAGAGCCACCCACCAAGCTAGAGGAGTTGTCCGAAGATGATGCCAACCTGCTGCCCGAGAAGGCGGCCCGGGCCTTCGTGCCCATCGACCTCCAGTGCATTGAGCGGCGGCCCCAGGAGGACCCGGTTGTACGCTGTGAGGCAGGCGAGGGAGAGCGCCGCCGGGCCTGCCTGCCGGCCCGGGCCACCCAGCCCGAGCCCTGTGAGCGCAAGTGGGCCGAGGCCGTGGTGAGGCCGCCTGGCCACTCCTGCGGGGGCTGTGGGAGCTGCGGAGGCCGTGAGGGGCTGAAGGCCGTGGCCTCAGTGGGAGCTGCCCTCATTCTCTTCCCCTGCCTGCTATATGGGGCCTACGCCTTCCTGCCTTTCGACGCCCCGCGGCTGCCTACCATGAGCTCCCGCCTCATCTACACGCTGCGCTGCGGGGTCTTTGCCACCTTCCCCATCGTACTGG GGCTGCTGGTGTACGGACTGAGCCTCTTGTGCTTCTCGGCCCTGCGGCCCTTTGGGGAGCCACGGCGGGAGGTGGAGATCCACCGGCGCTACGTGGCCCAGTCGGTCCAGCTCTTCATCCTGTACTTCTTCAACCTGGCCGTGCTCTCCACCTACCTGCCCCAAGAGACCCTCAAactgctccctctgctcactGGTCTCTTTGCCGTCTCCCG GATTCCGGGTCCCTTTCACTGCTAG
- the LOC113934535 gene encoding glycosylated lysosomal membrane protein isoform X1: protein MCCREGPRWGRGHCAPSPTLLLGLLMSAAPLGLLGEETRQVSLEVIPDWPGAPQNLLHIRAVGTNSTLHYVWSSMGPPAVLLVATNTPHSTLAVNWSCLLSPEPAGGLTVLPRDSVQFSSALVFTRLLEFDSTNTSEASAKPPGKPYPPYSLAEFSWNNITDSLDPATLSATFQGHPIHDPTAAFANGSLAFRVQAFPSSGRPAQAPRLLHSADTCQLEVALVGACPRGNRSLFGLEVVTLGQGPECPSVQEQRSIDDEYAPAVFQLDQLVWGSLPSGFVQWRPVAFSQRQRGRDSALPCQASPVCLTLEYPLPQSPIVRAFFGSQTNFCAFNLTFGAPTGPGYWDEHYLSWSMLLGVGTPPVDSLSPLILGIMAVALGAPGLMLLAGGVVLLLGHKQCSEYQPIN, encoded by the exons ATGTGCTGCCGCGAGGGGCCCCGCTGGGGCCGGGGGCactgtgcccccagccccacgCTCCTCCTGGGTCTTCTCATGTCTGCAGCCCCGCTTGGCCTGCTGGGGGAGGAGACCCGCCAG GTGTCTCTGGAGGTCATCCCTGACTGGCCTGGCGCCCCCCAGAACCTGCTTCACATCCGGGCAGTGGGCACCAACTCCACCCTGCACTACGTGTGGAGCAGTATGGGGCCTCCAGCAGTGCTGCTGGTGGCCACCAACACCCCCCACAGCACCCTGGCTGTCAACTGGAGCTGCCTGCTCTCCCCGGAGCCAGCCGGGGGCCTCACCGTGCTCCCCAGGGACAGCGTCCAGTTCTCTTCCGCCCTTGTCTTTACTAGG ctgcTGGAATTTGACAGCACTAACACATCCGAGGCGTCAGCCAAGCCTCCAGGAAAACCGTATCCCCCGTACTCCCTGGCCGAGTTCTCTTGGAACAACATCACGGACTCCTTGGATCCTGCCACTCTGAGCGCCACATTTCAAGGCCACCCCATTCACGACCCCACCGCGGCTTTTGCCAACGGCAGCCTGGCCTTTAGG GTGCAGGCTTTCCCCAGCTCCGGCCGACCGGCCCAAGCCCCGCGTCTCCTGCATTCAGCGGACACCTGCCAGCTAGAGGTGGCCCTGGTTGGGGCCTGTCCCCGGGGAAACCGCTCCCTGTTTGGGCTGGAGGTAGTCACCTTGGGCCAGGGCCCTGAATGCCCCTCAGTGCAAGAGCAGCGCTCCATTGATGATGAATATGCACCTGCTGTCTTCCAG TTGGACCAGCTGGTGTGGGGCTCCCTCCCATCGGGCTTCGTGCAGTGGCGGCCAGTGGCTTTCTCCCAGAGGCAGAGGGGCCGGGACTCAGCCTTGCCCTGCCAAGCTTCCCCAGTTTGCCTCACCTTGGAATACCCTCTCCCCCAGTCACCCATTGTTCGAGCCTTCTTTGGGTCCCAGACCAACTTCTGTGCCTTCAATCTGACATTTGGGGCTCCCACAGGCCCTGGCTACTGGGACGAACACTACCTCAGCTG GTCGATGCTCCTGGGTGTGGGCACCCCTCCAGTGGACAGCTTGTCCCCACTCATCCTGGGCATCATGGCAGTGGCCCTGGGTGCCCCAGGGCTCATGCTGCTGGCAGGAGGCGTGGTTCTGCTGCTGGGCCACAAGCAGTGCTCGGAATACCAGCCTATAAACTGA
- the TMEM79 gene encoding transmembrane protein 79 isoform X2: MTEPEALALLEVKGSEALEKSPPQALVPNGRQPEGEGEAESHGAESAKVGSSAGSTMAGEGAEDGLDSTVSEAATLPWGTGPQPSAPFPDPPGWRDIEPEPLQSEPPTKLEELSEDDANLLPEKAARAFVPIDLQCIERRPQEDPVVRCEAGEGERRRACLPARATQPEPCERKWAEAVVRPPGHSCGGCGSCGGREGLKAVASVGAALILFPCLLYGAYAFLPFDAPRLPTMSSRLIYTLRCGVFATFPIVLGLLVYGLSLLCFSALRPFGEPRREVEIHRRYVAQSVQLFILYFFNLAVLSTYLPQETLKLLPLLTGLFAVSRLIYWLTFAVGRSFRGFGYGLTFLPLLSMLVWNLYYMFVVEPERMLTAAESRLDYPDHAHSALDHRPRPWG; encoded by the exons ATGACAGAACCTGAGGCCCTGGCCCTGCTGGAAGTGAAAGGGTCTGAGGCCCTGGAGAAGAGCCCACCCCAGGCATTGGTCCCCAATGGCCGGCAGCCAGAAGGGGAAGGTGAGGCTGAGTCCCATGGAGCTGAGTCCGCCAAGGTGGGGTCTTCAGCTGGGTCTACCATGGCCGGAGAGGGGGCTGAGGATGGTCTCGACAGCACAGTGAGTGAGGCTGCCACCTTGCCCTGGGGGACTGGCCCCCAGCCCAGTGCCCCATTCCCAGACCCGCCCGGGTGGCGGGACATTGAGCCCGAGCCCCTCCAGTCAGAGCCACCCACCAAGCTAGAGGAGTTGTCCGAAGATGATGCCAACCTGCTGCCCGAGAAGGCGGCCCGGGCCTTCGTGCCCATCGACCTCCAGTGCATTGAGCGGCGGCCCCAGGAGGACCCGGTTGTACGCTGTGAGGCAGGCGAGGGAGAGCGCCGCCGGGCCTGCCTGCCGGCCCGGGCCACCCAGCCCGAGCCCTGTGAGCGCAAGTGGGCCGAGGCCGTGGTGAGGCCGCCTGGCCACTCCTGCGGGGGCTGTGGGAGCTGCGGAGGCCGTGAGGGGCTGAAGGCCGTGGCCTCAGTGGGAGCTGCCCTCATTCTCTTCCCCTGCCTGCTATATGGGGCCTACGCCTTCCTGCCTTTCGACGCCCCGCGGCTGCCTACCATGAGCTCCCGCCTCATCTACACGCTGCGCTGCGGGGTCTTTGCCACCTTCCCCATCGTACTGG GGCTGCTGGTGTACGGACTGAGCCTCTTGTGCTTCTCGGCCCTGCGGCCCTTTGGGGAGCCACGGCGGGAGGTGGAGATCCACCGGCGCTACGTGGCCCAGTCGGTCCAGCTCTTCATCCTGTACTTCTTCAACCTGGCCGTGCTCTCCACCTACCTGCCCCAAGAGACCCTCAAactgctccctctgctcactGGTCTCTTTGCCGTCTCCCG GCTGATATACTGGCTGACCTTCGCCGTGGGCCGCTCCTTCCGAGGCTTTGGCTACGGCCTCACGTTCCTGCCGCTGCTCTCCATGCTGGTGTGGAACCTCTACTACATGTTCGTGGTGGAGCCCGAGCGCATGCTCACTGCTGCCGAGAGCCGCCTGGACTACCCCGACCACGCCCACTCTGCCTTGGACCACAGGCCTCGGCCCTGGGGCTGA
- the LOC113934535 gene encoding glycosylated lysosomal membrane protein isoform X2: protein MCCREGPRWGRGHCAPSPTLLLGLLMSAAPLGLLGEETRQVSLEVIPDWPGAPQNLLHIRAVGTNSTLHYVWSSMGPPAVLLVATNTPHSTLAVNWSCLLSPEPAGGLTVLPRDSVQFSSALVFTRLLEFDSTNTSEASAKPPGKPYPPYSLAEFSWNNITDSLDPATLSATFQGHPIHDPTAAFANGSLAFRLDQLVWGSLPSGFVQWRPVAFSQRQRGRDSALPCQASPVCLTLEYPLPQSPIVRAFFGSQTNFCAFNLTFGAPTGPGYWDEHYLSWSMLLGVGTPPVDSLSPLILGIMAVALGAPGLMLLAGGVVLLLGHKQCSEYQPIN, encoded by the exons ATGTGCTGCCGCGAGGGGCCCCGCTGGGGCCGGGGGCactgtgcccccagccccacgCTCCTCCTGGGTCTTCTCATGTCTGCAGCCCCGCTTGGCCTGCTGGGGGAGGAGACCCGCCAG GTGTCTCTGGAGGTCATCCCTGACTGGCCTGGCGCCCCCCAGAACCTGCTTCACATCCGGGCAGTGGGCACCAACTCCACCCTGCACTACGTGTGGAGCAGTATGGGGCCTCCAGCAGTGCTGCTGGTGGCCACCAACACCCCCCACAGCACCCTGGCTGTCAACTGGAGCTGCCTGCTCTCCCCGGAGCCAGCCGGGGGCCTCACCGTGCTCCCCAGGGACAGCGTCCAGTTCTCTTCCGCCCTTGTCTTTACTAGG ctgcTGGAATTTGACAGCACTAACACATCCGAGGCGTCAGCCAAGCCTCCAGGAAAACCGTATCCCCCGTACTCCCTGGCCGAGTTCTCTTGGAACAACATCACGGACTCCTTGGATCCTGCCACTCTGAGCGCCACATTTCAAGGCCACCCCATTCACGACCCCACCGCGGCTTTTGCCAACGGCAGCCTGGCCTTTAGG TTGGACCAGCTGGTGTGGGGCTCCCTCCCATCGGGCTTCGTGCAGTGGCGGCCAGTGGCTTTCTCCCAGAGGCAGAGGGGCCGGGACTCAGCCTTGCCCTGCCAAGCTTCCCCAGTTTGCCTCACCTTGGAATACCCTCTCCCCCAGTCACCCATTGTTCGAGCCTTCTTTGGGTCCCAGACCAACTTCTGTGCCTTCAATCTGACATTTGGGGCTCCCACAGGCCCTGGCTACTGGGACGAACACTACCTCAGCTG GTCGATGCTCCTGGGTGTGGGCACCCCTCCAGTGGACAGCTTGTCCCCACTCATCCTGGGCATCATGGCAGTGGCCCTGGGTGCCCCAGGGCTCATGCTGCTGGCAGGAGGCGTGGTTCTGCTGCTGGGCCACAAGCAGTGCTCGGAATACCAGCCTATAAACTGA